The nucleotide sequence GGAGGAAATATGAAAACttgagaaataaaagggaaagttaATAAAAGATGTTAGTGAAATCTCATTCACTGCCAGTAATGGGGTGctgcatgtgtttttaaattattacggAAGGTAGActttaaattcatatattaatttacaGAAGATTTTATGGCAAATTGACTTTTAAGTCAGTCTCAAAAATGTAAGTACATTTGAATAAAGGAGAAGATATAGGAGAAAAAAGTTGGATGATAACTGAGCACATATCAAAGATATATTGAGTGCTCACTATGTGACAATAATTAAGTAAAAGGAAGTATAAATCATTGAACTTCACAGCTGGGAATGTTCTCCAACTCGCCTCAGTAGTATACAATGGGGCAATGGGCTTGTTTTAGCCGATTTCCAAAGACCTTGTATTGGGCTAAATGGAGTGAAGGTGAGGGTTAGCTCTATACCTTTGAATTTTGAAAGTCCATGCTACTTAGCCCCTCTGAGATTTGGGTAAAAAACGACAAAAGTGAAGTCAGCTCAGCTGACCCCAGGAGGACTTTCTAAAAGGACGAAGAGATCGTTGGGGAATTAGCCGCATAAAACCACCTGGCAGAGAATTCAGGCATCTCATACTGTCATTCTTTACATGGGATTCTGAGAATAGGGACAAGCGATCTCTGTCACCTAGCTTACATTGGCCTCTATACCTAATAAAGCAGTAAAATTTCCATAAACACAATTCTCCTGATTTATTGCCCAGGGACCTTGGCAGGTTAGTGGCTACTGAATAGAGTCCACGGGCCTGACTCTGGGAACAAGCTTTGCTGCGAGCCTTAGTGAAGCAGTAGAAAAGCCTTCCACCATCTTGGaggtatatttttttcctgtgccaCATAAATACACTTACTGCCATACTATGTACAAAACACTTGGAGGATTAAAAGTTGAGTATCATAGACCAGATCTTCCAAGAGTTCATAGTCTCTtgggagaaattaagaaaagaatacaagTCACAGAGGAAATAccaaaagaaagggggaaatcaAGCCTTCTGTTCATGATAGTTCAAAAGAGAAACTCCTTCTAAGTCAAGAAGAGGAGccagggaggctgcagggaggaggcagcatCTGAATGAGGCCTTGGGACACTGGGATTGGAGCAAGGAGTTAGAGGAAGAAGTTAGTGTGTAGGAATGTGTCAGGTGTTCAGTGTCATCACGCATGCAAATAAGTGCTTGGAATTTAGAGAAAAGTGAGATCCCTCTGGCCTATGGTTGGATACAGCTTTCTATCAGAGATGAGGCTTGATAGAGGGGTTCAGATGGGTGGAAAGACCTGAGTAGAAAAGAGACGGAAGATATAGGATGATCAGTGTATGTAAGGGTCAGGAAATAGGTCTGGCAGAGTGAAGCTGTACTGTGGACCGGAGAGGAAAGAGTCACCCAGTCAAGCTAAAAAAAGGCAGCCTAACGCACTGGATCTCCATGAGGAATCAGTTTTCTGAGGAAGACATTCTAAATAGGTGACTCTTAACACATGGTTCCAGCACATGCAGCATCAGTGTCCCTTacgaatttgttagaaatgtgaGCTCTAGGGCCTGATCCCAATCCATGGAATCAGTAACCGAGAGCCTGTGTTTCAGAAGCACTCCAGGCTTGTGACTTATGGGATTATTATCCCTAAGGAAATagcctcctgctgctgctttatAGAACAAATCTCCAGAGATAGAAGTCGTTCCCTAGAATCATATAGATTTGTGGGTTAAGGACGAATGCCCAGAGTTTACATTCCTTCCGTCTCTTCCTATGGTCCACAGTTTTGGTGCAAGAAAACCGTGAAGTGGACCAGTGATTTAAATCAATTCACAGTCTAAATTCATGAAGTTTAGGAGACCACTTTCAAAAATTTCACTGTAATTTCTGCTCCTTTTTTATTCTGGGATATCTTTGAAGATAAAATGGATGCTCGATTGTGCACAAATTCACATGGATTGTTAAAAGAGCGCGTGTTGTAAGGTTGCATAGTATTTATCTCCtatagtaatttttattaaaataaaacatgcttcTCTCCATTTTGTGTATACAGAAAGTACTCTGgcctcatttatgattttatttttatctttataattcaGTGTTCTAATATGCCTTTCTGATTGTTGTGAATTTCTTTGCTcttacttcaaaaaataataaatgcagtgAAAGAAAATATCTGTAGAGTTTGAtttgcctgaggagacaggaTTCTTGGCCTGAGTTGTCTAGTGATCAGAATCAAATTGAGTTATACTTTATGAACCAGATCTTGATTTGGAAAATTCAACAAACATGCATTGAACTAGATGCTTTCAGAGATGCCAACACGTACCAAACATTGGCAAGTGagaaaatgtgaagaaacaaTGGTATTACAAATATTACAggactctcttcctccctcccctccttcctccctcccttccttcctcctttccttttccccatcctttctttcttccttctttcctttattttcttgttctaaaTGCCcatgtgttggggcacctgggtgactcaatcagttaagcctctgacttcggctcaagtcatgatctcacagttcatgtgttcgaaccccatgtcaggctctgtcctgacagctcaaagcccagcacctgcttcagattttgtgtctgctcctcctctttctctctttttctctctgtctctctctcagaaataaacattaacaaaaaatattttttaaaaagtccatgtgttttattttgttttgcttaatggCAGTTCACTTTTTCCTCCCCCTTTACACTTCATTCAGTTAGGTCACACTGTGCTCATGGCCTCTGAGGAAGACTGAAACTAGATATGAGGTAGAAACTAGTGAGTCTTTCCCATGTTGCTTTTCTACACCTGGAAGTTTTGATAGAAAATAAGAGGAACACAAAACAGAGAATTTGAGAGTAACATTAAACAAGAGTAATAGGTTTGAGAAGAGTGAGGCTTCGCCCCGACCCCCTCCATCTCCACAGGCTGGGAATCAGCTGCCAACAAGAAGTCATCAGAGTGGGTAGATTAGCAGTCCTGGGTGGTGGGGAAATGTCTGTGAGAGGCACTGTCAGTGATGGCCAACCTCACTGCTTtctctttaaagaagaaaatgggacTTAAAGCTTTAGATGAGAAAATGTTTACATGAGGGAAAAACTTAGTTATTCTCAGAAGAAAAATTCCAATAAAGAACTAAAGTCACTGggggtgtctgcgtggctcagttggctaagcatctgacttcagctcaggtcatgatctcatggtctgtgagtttgagccctacgtcgggctctgtgctgacagctcagagcctggagcctgttttcagattctatgtctctttctttctctgcccctcccccactcttgctctgtttctcttgctctcaaaaataagtataacattaaaaaaaaaaccctaaagttaCTAACTGCTTTTCTTATTCTCAATGAAGTTCCTATTAGGTTCATGTAGAATAGGGCAATGTTGAAAGCATATGCTCATTCCCATTGAATGAGCACCTAAGACTTTCTGGTAGACAAAGGGACTTGTCTAACCTTTCTTCCCCCACAGAAGCACATCTCAGAAATCCTACTTCTACAAGTGTTTCAGTCTCTGCAAAAGGTTAGAGCACCTCCAGTTTTCAACGTCAAATAGTTCCTAATCACAAAACCTCAGTAGGAAACAGACAAGAATAAATCATTTGCTCTGGTCTTACTCAAGTAAGCAAGGAAACTACTACTCTCCCTTCATTGTTCTATTtacttctgggggcacctgcgtggctcagtaggtaaagtgccatgatcaggtcatgatctttggctgaggtcatgatctcatagttcgtgggtttgagtctcacatcgggctctgtgctgacagctcagagcctgaagcctgctttggattctgggtctccctctctctctgtccctcccccacttgtgctatgaTTTGGATAAATCATACCAAAAGCATTTACTGATGGCTTATAAAAGTTAAGGCACTGATGTTTCAGAGATTGGTATATAATGGACAGAAACACAGAAGTTTATTTCATGTGTCTCATGCCATGCCTGAAGAGTAGTTTTTGCCAGTCTATCTAATGATAATGTTGACATTTACCTGGATTTCGCACTGCAGTATCTAGAAATAGAATTACTAAGGGTGTAAATTAGTTGGGGGCTATTTTAACTATGGTTTAAGATGACATGTAACATTTAGAAACATCCTCAAACATAATACATTACCTTGATTTTCTgaacaaaatgttctttttagaAACTGCCACTTCAAGCAGgctttctttgattatttttatttgaataaagcaAAATTTGAGGTAAATGGTCTTTTGGGTGACTATTTTTTGCACTTATGTCCAAAAATGACACATTTCTGGCATCAAACATCTTAGAACATACTTGAAATTTTCACAGGATTCGAACTGATTCTCTGACAGAAATGAGCATGCCTACTGGTCCTTGGCCTTCTTAGGCACAGGTGTCTTGGTTTTCAAAGGGCTTATGAGCTTTTGGAGGACCTCTAAGATTGGTAGCAAAGTTTTAACAACTTGCTCCAGCTGATCTTCAGCGGACTTGATGGTATCTTGGCTTGCTCAGTTTTTAGCACATCCTGCAACTTCTTCAAGGTGTCTATTGTACTGATTTGGGGTGGCCCTGGACTTGTGCTTTTCTCAGATGAGGTGGCATCTGATTGCTCTTTGGTGTCTTTTCTATAGAGGTCATTTAAGCAAAGATTCGTGATGGGATATTTCATCAAGAGCGAGACCGAAGATTCTAACCCCCTCAGGATGTTACTACTAGTCAGCAGAGAGAAAATGACCTGTGTGCGGACATCTGTGAACACTTCTTCAGCTGACTGATGCAACTCCTTTACGTCGGGGCTCTTCTCAACCATGGAACAAACAGCTGTCGCAATCAGGGCACGCAAAGGCTCCTCCTGCATTTGCTCAGACTTTGCCTCCAGTACAGACTGCATCTCCTTAAAAATTCTGAACGTTTGTTCAAAGACATCCTTAATATTACCATCTTCTTTCACAGTCATGTGGTTGATCTGAGTATTCATACTGCAGTTAAACAATTCAACGAGTATGTTAGTGAAGGAAGCAAGATCTTGCATATGAAAGAACAACATTTGTGTGCTTGAATGAGCCGCTCTCTATCCTCTTCTGATTctgaagacatttctccaagaaaaatGTTTCAGCACTGCAAAACAAAGCAGTAATCCATTTCAAAACATTTGTCAGCCATAGAGAGACTGAAAGTGTAATCTAAATGTTGAGGTAACTCCTGTCGAGGGTAGGAAAGATACCCACGCTATAAAGCAGAAATGAtcctgttttaataaaaataacagcaaaaataattgaaatatgtattttatgtgtaaatatataaagtagGGGTGTTTCAATGAACTTAAATTGCATATTGAATATTATGTGCTGGATCTACAATTGGATGCACTGATATGTGGAGTAACATTATCCTCAGATATTACCCTAAATAACTAACTATCCAATCAAGCGGAGAAGATGGTATAAAGCTTACAAATTACACAGAGGGGCTCTGGTCCTGCTTAATATAGAGCAAACACACTCCATCCAATCTTTCCTATTGAGTACAACTAAACCTCCTGgacagaatatataaagtaacTATCAGACAGCTCTGAAAGGTGGATATCGGCAGCCCAAGGAGGCAGAGTGCCACTCTCTAAAGATCAAGGCCATCTGATGCAAACTCCATCAGGGTCTGTCTTGCTTCCCAATGTTTCTGTAGCTTTATTACAACTCCTCCTCTTCTGCTACAGAGAGGAGTGTTGATGTCTCTAACCAACATTCACGAGTAGAATTCCAGAGGAGATACACAAAGACAGGACTGTGAACACCAGCCCAGGAGTCAAAAACTAGCAATCCATGGGCAAAATCCAACCAGCAGATGTGGTTTGTTTGACCCACCATAACGTATTTTCAAAACGTGTATCAACTGCTAAATTTAGAAATTGAAAGGTAGAAATCAGGAATTCTATTGATGATTGAAAAACATGAGATTAACTGGCAGCATTAAGCCCAAGTTTGAGTTAGAAAGATTGTCTGGAGCTATGGCTGTCCTTTTGAAACTAGACATTTATCCCTACACCCTACTGTCTTACATTAGGTGTTTGAGCTACATATGTTTTATCCAGTTACTGTAGGCACTGGAGGTGTGTCATTGGCTATACCCACTAATGCACTTTATATAAAGTAAACTTCCTGAAATCCAAACCTCCTCATATTATCTCATTATAAAAAACCTTCAATAATTCAGTATTGCCTAGAGAATAAAATAGTTTCCTGGCACGGCATTTAAGGTCATCTACAAACTGTTTTCAATTTTCTACTACTTGCTTTGCCTTCACTGCTCTCTTCCTGTGCCACCAGCTTACTGGATTAATTTTGTTCCCTGAAAATGCTCTACAACATTTTGTTAGCTCCCTCCACCTGCATTATCtcctcctacccctccccctccacacctATTGAAATCGTACTTCTACATCCATGCTTACTTCTAACACATAGTCTGcacatctttcttctctttgtttccccTATGCCTGTACATGGTAAGACCTAGGGTATGTCACGTGCAAAATGACCCACTGggataaagtaaaataacaccCCACTTAATCCTTCTTTAAAACTATAGAGTAGCACCTTTACATTTTACACATCTTCTAGTTTGACTTGGTTCTATATCCTCTACCCAGTGAATAATAACAGAAATTAGTGTTAATATAAGAAGAATAGCTACCATTTAGTGAGTTTTTGCCATATTatacatgcattatctcaatATATATGACAATCCATAAATTACAAACTAATACTCGAGTCATACCAATAAAAAATTAGATTAAGTGACTTTCCCAGGGCTACACAACCAGTAAGTGATACTTTGGATATACAAAATCAGGACTGTCCAATTCTaagggcgcacacacacacacacacacacacacacacacacacacgagtaggggaggggcacagggaaaggaagagagagaatcttaagcaggctctgagggTAGCTAAGAGCCCTATTCAGAGCTCAAGCTCttaccaccatgagatcatgacgatgtcaattggttaagcgtccaatttcagctcggatcatgatttcatgggctctgtgctgacagctcatagcctggagcctgcttcagattctgtctctgtctctctttgcccttcccctgctctctctctctctctctcaatgtctctctttctctctctcaaatataaataaacattaataaaatttaaaaaaaagagtcagatgcttaatagactgagccacccaggcaccccatgatttaAGCTTTAAGGGAAAGGAGTCAAGTTGGTCTTTCAGGCTTTTCTAATGTCAAGACTTTCACTGACACAATGAGAGACAGTGGGAAAGAACAGAACTTCTGGCCAGGGAAGAAGAGCACACAACAAATCACATTTGGCTGCAGGTGTCTGGATTTACACCTCTTGAGGACCCAAAGCCACCAGCAACAGATGGAGCTATAAATGCAACAGAAGCTAAAGGAAGCTTAATGTCTGGAACAGCtgacaagagagaatcccagaatcTGAGAGCTGCAACCAAAGAGCCAACTTCTCTGCTGAATGGAATTAGCTTAGTTGCACAGCACTTTAACAATGAAGCCCAttcaagaacagaaaattaaatgtttcactactttgtttttctaattttattacttgacatacattaattttatattaatataggaaatggaagaattctgaGACCTAAGAATGCAGAAATAGTCTATAAACCAGACAGGCAGAGGGACCCAGCAGAGACTAGCAAAGGCTAAAAGTCATCACATTCCATGGAAACATCCAGATGAAACCAGATGAAAAAGCCCTTCAGCAATACTCCTAAACCACTGCTGGGGCTACTGAACTCAGAAACACAGTCAGGTAAGCAATATGGATATTTCTACTCATATTGATATGATATTGTTTCTCCGGATTAAAGGGTACCTGAAATAACATGTCAGTCTTGAATCCTAGCCATAAGTATAATAGAGTCACAAAACAACTTTGTTTTGAGCGGATCTTATGGTAGCTTCCTTATTATTCATCCAGATTATTTCTCTGAAGacaccagattaaaaaaaaagaaaaagtaacagcTCATATGACTGATTGAACCAGAAGGGGAGATAAAGCAGTAAAGACATTACTATTACAaaggattaaagaagaaatgataccTATGTGAATGTGCACTGCTTACATGGACTGTAACATTTCCTTTTATGTCTTTAACATCAATACAAGCACTCAGTGTCTGTGAAAGAAGAAATGTACAATCTCTGATTAATCTATACTGCTTGTGTtcctttataaattatattacatttaaatatcatTGGCTTTGCTGTGTGTCTCCAAATTGACTGTTGTCTTCTTGAGGGAAAGAAACATTGTCTCTAATTTATCAATTCCTTAAGGCATATAAGTAGAGGATTCTCACTTGAGCATTTGATCAATCCTTGATATTCTGCTCCCTagtcagaaatatattttagaagaacTCACATCCAAAAGAGTGTCATTACACCATGATCagcttcttttgtttctgttttaatattttttaatgtttatttatttctgagagagagacagactaagcatgagcaggagaggggcagagaaagaaggagacatggaatctaaagcaggctacaggctctgagctgtcagcacagagcctgatgcggggctcaaactcacgaactgcgagatcattacctgagccaaagtcagatgcttaactgcctgagccacccagacaaccctgattttgttttaattaaaggccatggttttgatttatagaaGGAGGCTCAGAACTAGTTAGTAGCTGTTATTTTCTCCTG is from Suricata suricatta isolate VVHF042 chromosome 10, meerkat_22Aug2017_6uvM2_HiC, whole genome shotgun sequence and encodes:
- the C10H12orf60 gene encoding LOW QUALITY PROTEIN: uncharacterized protein C12orf60 homolog (The sequence of the model RefSeq protein was modified relative to this genomic sequence to represent the inferred CDS: inserted 2 bases in 2 codons) is translated as MSSESEEDRERLIQAXQMLFFHMQDLASFTNILVELFNCSMNTQINHMTVKEDGNIKDVFEQTFRIFKEMQSVLEAKSEQMQEEPLRALIATAVCSMVEKSPDVKELHQSAEEVFTDVRTQVIFSLLTSSNILRGLESSVSLLMKYPITNLCLNDLYRKDTKEQSDATSSEKSTSPGPPQISTIDTLKKLQDVLKTEQAKIPXKSAEDQLEQVVKTLLPILEVLQKLISPLKTKTPVPKKAKDQ